Proteins co-encoded in one Cytobacillus sp. NJ13 genomic window:
- a CDS encoding replicative helicase loader/inhibitor has protein sequence MTKRETYTLLALISVYYNQFEVNQQKIDYWHEVLKHHEIEDLRLNLLRHVEVSPYPPKISDLVRKSAAVSRAIPDCRDTAFIVPIPWKPASEEVVQAELAKMREILGIARGEA, from the coding sequence ATGACTAAACGGGAGACGTATACATTGCTGGCTCTGATATCCGTTTATTACAATCAGTTTGAGGTGAATCAGCAGAAAATTGATTACTGGCATGAGGTGCTGAAGCATCATGAGATTGAAGACCTGCGGCTGAATTTGCTTCGGCATGTGGAGGTTTCACCTTACCCGCCGAAGATTTCGGATCTGGTTCGAAAGTCTGCGGCTGTTTCCAGAGCGATTCCGGATTGTCGGGATACTGCCTTTATTGTGCCGATTCCCTGGAAGCCGGCAAGCGAGGAAGTGGTTCAGGCTGAGCTGGCGAAAATGCGGGAGATTCTCGGCATAGCCAGGGGTGAAGCCTGA
- a CDS encoding DnaB-like helicase N-terminal domain-containing protein, with translation MTLILQLDAKGKPVDVISVVEEAGQHNLESFGGIGYITQLAGSVPTVANFTFYQDTVLEYYKKRKAVEIAGRIQENAKTGDISCTLRDGIQDLMQIEDHVADDDLGVVMPSLVELYGEAEKDLGEMTGIPSGFRNRTG, from the coding sequence ATGACACTTATTCTGCAGCTTGATGCTAAGGGGAAGCCTGTTGATGTGATTTCGGTTGTGGAAGAAGCGGGCCAGCACAATCTTGAGAGCTTTGGCGGGATTGGCTATATCACCCAGCTTGCCGGTAGTGTGCCGACTGTAGCGAACTTTACATTTTATCAGGACACGGTTCTTGAATATTACAAGAAGCGCAAGGCTGTCGAAATTGCGGGTCGGATTCAGGAAAATGCGAAGACTGGAGACATTTCCTGTACTTTAAGGGATGGCATTCAGGATCTCATGCAGATTGAGGATCATGTAGCAGATGATGACTTGGGGGTGGTCATGCCTTCCTTGGTTGAGCTTTACGGGGAAGCGGAAAAGGACCTGGGGGAAATGACCGGGATTCCGTCTGGTTTTAGAAACAGGACAGGCTGA